The Ictidomys tridecemlineatus isolate mIctTri1 chromosome 6, mIctTri1.hap1, whole genome shotgun sequence genome includes a region encoding these proteins:
- the Rbp5 gene encoding retinol-binding protein 5 yields the protein MPPNLTGYYRFVSQKNLEDYLQALNINVALRKIVLLLKPDKEIDHQGDRIIVKTLSTFRNYVMEFEVGVEFEEDLRMVDGRKCQTIVTWEEEQLVCVQKGEVPNRGWRHWLEGEELHLELTARDAVCKQVFRKVR from the exons ATGCCTCCCAACCTCACTGGCTACTACCGCTTTGTCTCCCAGAAGAACTTGGAGGATTACCTGCAGGCCCTAA ACATCAACGTGGCCCTGCGGAAAATAGTGTTGCTGTTGAAGCCAGACAAGGAGATTGACCACCAGGGCGATCGCATAATAGTGAAGACTCTCAGCACCTTCCGCAACTATGTCATGGAATTTGAGGTGGGAGTTGAGTTTGAAGAGGACTTAAGGATGGTGGATGGACGAAAATGCCAG ACCATAGTAACCtgggaggaggagcagctggTGTGTGTGCAGAAAGGGGAGGTCCCCAACCGGGGCTGGAGACACTGGCTGGAGGGAGAGGAGTTGCATCTG GAACTGACTGCGAGGGACGCCGTGTGCAAGCAGGTCTTCAGGAAGGTCAGATAG